In Setaria italica strain Yugu1 chromosome I, Setaria_italica_v2.0, whole genome shotgun sequence, the genomic window CCCTGGAGGTGGGGAGGAGCCGGCCCGTGGAAAACAAAGGGATAGGGTAGAGCTCCCCTGACAAATGGACTTCCAGAAAGCATATTAGATTGGCCCGTGGCTGGAGGGGCGCGTGAGCTTCTAGCCTAGGGAAAACGCGGGGATCCCAGATTTGAGTTCCTCAAGGGGTCCTTGGAGATgagtttctctctctctttttcccaaaaaaaacaTGGATGGGGAAGGGATACGAAACACTTTTGGAGATGCCCTAAGAGTATAAGATTACCTGCCACAAGTTTGGGCCGTCTTTCCACAGTCTCCGATTGCACCTGGCGTTGGAACTGAAACTGAAACCATTGAATCAAAGCATGAGATCAAGGGCAATATGGAGGAAATATAAAAAAGGAGCTGCAATTTTTCAAACTTAATTTCACACGAAGCCGTTCGCCTCGGTATGAATTCTTTCCCTGTCCTTGGTTGTTGTCTGGGTTTCATCCTGTTCCTTTTCCTGAATGTCGACCTTTTCCAGAACTGTGTGGAAAGGTCGATACCCTGGAGCGGGATCTGGAGACGGTGGCCCGGTCGGAGGAGGGACGGCGTGCCGTGGAGGGAGAGCTTGAGCAGCTTCGCGATATCACGCAGCATGTGGTCTCCGAGGTGGtcgggccggggccggggccgagCACCAGtacgcccgccgccgtcctgctgCTGGCAGAGGTCCCGAACGAGGTCCGGGCCAACACGTAGATCCACACAGCGGCGGAGTCGGTCGCTTGGTATATTTATTGATAATCGTATTcgtggtttttttttctatttctatcACTGTATATTTATTGACCCTGGCAACCGGCAGAAAACATACCCAGTGACTACTTCCAAAACGCCGCGAAGCAAAGATAATAAGCAAGTTCGCCCATGGATAACGCAAAGGCGCGGGAATGCGGGATGTAATCATGAAGAGATTGTATCCATCACACATTGCCACCCCTGCACCACCTGTAAGAGTTTACAGGCATACAACGCTCTTCTTGTTACCATAAGTACCCTCCAGAATTTGGGATATCAGTCATCCCGCAAATCCACATTGCAAAGGGTGCACTGCTGCGTTACACTGGAACACAACGCCATGCTACAtttgtctgtctgtctgtctcAAACCACCGGAGTGGCTCAACGATTTAGCAGCATAAAATTTCCCCGCATAGCAGCATATAATTTTCCCGCATATCTCTACCTGAACCACCATCTCTGGATCGCAGAAATGGGTGTCTGGAGGAACGGGGCATAGCGGTGGATGTATGGATTCACAGAGCTCCCAATTTTCGTCCAGGCACTCTGGTGATAGCTGGATGTCACAGGAGCATGGTACATCAGCTTCAACACCTGTACAAACATGCAAAAGACACTGGTAAGCAATGCAGTTAAAGTGCAATGTATGTGCTGACAATTGGTGTAAGTTGCTTGGGAAAGAGCAGCAATACACCTGACAGCTCTTAGCTACAAATGATAAATCTACTTGTTATTGCCAACCAAATGCTAACTGGTTGTTAAATGACAGAAAAGTAGGGTAGAAGATAGAATCTCTTGGAATTGAAATGATACAGAGAACAAGCTAAACAATTCATATGGCCAGAGTCAAGAGATGCACAGATGTTTCAAAAATTACATGCTGCAAAACAGCAGAGTGTGATGTCATACTAATCCCTCAGTTATCCAGAACATGCAAGTAAGAGATGAAATACAAAAGGCAAAGGCTGAACATTTGGAGGATAACTAACCTGGAAATACATGAATGTCTGAATTATGCTACGACGCCacctgaaaggaaaaaaaaaggtatagGTCAAAAGATGTAATTACTCAGACAAAATCAAAATTTCAGAATTGTTTGGACAGCTGAATAAACATACAAGAACAATGATATGATCAGAAGAAAATCCAAGGCGATTTCAGCATTGGAACTAAGGAGACTCAGTTTAGTATTGTTTGTCTCTACCCAAAGACAAGGTTGTTCCAAGTATCTCCTGAAAAAAGACATCGATACAGCATTAAGAAATGGGCACTGGGTACCGACTGTGCCAAGGATACAGAAACACACTTCACATGTAATGGAACATACACTTACCAATAGAAAGAGGATCGGTTGAAATTACGACTTAGGAATCTGGCAACATGATCAAGTGCCCAGCAAAGCACAGGTAGTGCAACAACTGTTataaatttaaaattataagaGGAAGCATACCCAAAAGCAGCAAAAAGGAGATATCATAGTCACGACTTTGCAAGAGAAAAGGTGCATCTTACTCTTTAAGTGCAATTGAGATGTGAAGAACATAGAAGAGAACATCAAATGGATAAAATCCTTGGTTGCAAGTACAGACTGCAACCAAGCCTGAATTGCTGGCATGTTCCACGCTCTTGGTTTCTTTACACAGAAACAAAATTTGATCAAAGTCCaaccaggtaaaagaaaaaacaatgaGCTATGGATGAATTATTCATTCTTCAGTTATGAAGTTACTTACCCCATAAGTACTGTATAGAGAATATCCTGAGGAGAATATTGTTCCCAGTAATGAAAGTTTGCAACCTCTGTCAGCAAGGTGTTTTGCCACGGCCGGCagacggcgcggaggcggcagaGGTCCTTGGCCGGGACGCGCAGCAGGACCTCGCACAGCACGTCGGCGGGCAGGGGCAGGACGCCGCCGTGCGAGTCCGGCCGGGAGCGCCGGTTTGGGGCCGCCATCGCCGGATCTGCGATGACAGCAGGTGATAGTTGCCAGTTGGCATTAGTTGATCCCATTCAGGCGAGCGGAAAAACCGAGCACAAGCGGCGAGGGGTTTGAGGCTTTCAGCTATCTGAAATGGGATAAGTCCATGACGAAGAGCTCACCAGCCAAGCGCGGTGGCTCTCGAGCCGGGTCGaatagcgccgccgccgggcgatCTCCTCCGGTGGTTGGATAACCTCACGCCGCCGTGGTGCTGCGCTCGGTGCCTCGACTGGATGCGGCTGTGGCCACGTCCCCACAGAAGCGGAGCTCAAAGGAGTTTTCTCGCTCTGTGGCTTCCCGTAAATTGGAGCTATGGGCTTGGACAAATGGCCCAGCAGATGACTTTTTTGATGATTTTTTAATAGGACATTATGACGGTGTATTTGAGGTGTCTTTgtgtttcttttaaaaaaaatacaaaaatggTGAAGAACAGATAAAATGTTAAGTTTTCATGCAGGAGATCGTACAAAAGGACATCCTTTCCTTTGGTATAAAGACAGTATGAGAGTGTATGCACTACATAGAACATGTAGCAAAGGCCATGCTAGAACGGGATGAGCCAGCCACACAGTTCCTCTGCAGCTGGTTTCGCTAGAACGAAGCCGCAGTGACCATAGATAGTCACTGGTCGGAAATCAGAATCAGGGCTGCTGACTATTGATATCTCACAGAAACTTTTATGGAACCGAGGCACTGAATATGCAAGTGGAATCAGAATCATAAGGCATGAAAAACACAATCAAGGCAACCGGTTCATACACAATCAAGAGATTCTTCAGTCTCCCTGATTCATGCTGCGCCCTTATTACACAAGTCAGCTGTCAACAACAAACATCGAAAATCCCCAAGAATGAACAATAGCAGTCCAGCAAAAGCTACAGAAAGCAGCATTCCTGTGGGCTGCAGCGTTGCACAAAAAACAATTAGCAAAAGGACTTATGTCTagaccaaggctgctctttcgAATCAGGATTTCTGACTGGACCACAAAATTTGACAATTGTAGGTTGTGCAAAGATGCACAGTTTCTGACAACTTGTCTTTTATATTAGACTGAATATTGATTCACCTACAAAGTGAAAAAAATAGAGCTGAGTTAAATCACAAGGAGAATTACATAGTGAGGATTAGTTGGTGAAATGTACAAAAGAAATGACTTACCAGAAACTCAATACTGATAAAAGATGCAAACTCAAGACATAGCATGTTTGAAGGTAGTGATACTGGATTTACTGAATGCAAGAGAGAGCTTAATTGAAAAAAACAGAAACACAGTTTTCCTGCAAGTGAAATATGTCTCAGATATCTTGTTCGAATTTACTATCTCAAATCATTTTTGTCCTCAGCACTATAAAGTAGTTAAATTCCCTAGTTCATCTGTATTCACAAAGAATGAGTACCAACTCATACTCTTATTTCACAAATAAACTATCCAAAATTATCAACCTATATTCTGAGTCTGATACCGCTACCGAGTATAGTCATTTCCTATTATTGAACTATTGTCTATATGCAGTAAAATATGGAAGTCAATTACTTAAATGAAACATCATGCTTGATTTATCATCAATTCCACAGCACAGCACTAGCAATAAGCAATGGGAGTCTAGAATTTGGATGCAAATCACCTAATATATTCAATTCCTTCAAATGCGAAGTAAGCAACAGCAAGCATGAGTCCATGATAAGTGCTTCAAGTGCACGAAATACTAGCATTGCTACTTGGGGGGAGCCTGGACAAGGCATTTTCCCTGTTTATCTTGCTAGTTGCTACAATAATAGCACAGCTGAGGATCACAGGGAGGGAGCAAAATTTTCTGCTCTTATAACACAAACAGGTTCAGTAACACATTCTGGATGCCATGTAAAGCATTTCAAACAGAAATATGATAATTTCTTATGAAAATCTGTTTGTCCTGGGCTCCTTTCTACAATTGATAATGGCATTTAACCCAGATACAATGGAATTCAGTGAAGAAAAAATGCCTAAACTCTCCTCACCTTATGTGGAAACAGTTTCCTCCCTAGAATTTCTCAGCGAAGTTTCTCCTTCACAGAGTGCTTCTTGGCAGCATCCCGCACTTTTTCAATGTATCCTTCAATTGGTGGTGTGAGTGTCGCCATGTACCGGTTTGCAGGGAAAGGTGTCATGTCAGGTACCATAGCAGCAGCTTGCAGCTTCTCAGGGAGCGCAGCAATGGCCTCCTTTTTGAGTGTCAGAAGCGTTGACTCAGCTGTTTGTCTTGCACGGTGCCGCCGCATAAGCACACGACTGTATTCTTTGGCAAGTCGCCTACCATCCTCGACTGTGAGCTCATACTTGGGGATTGCCTCCTCATCAACCAGCCCAAGACTGATATAGTCAAGGCCCGGTGGACCCATCAGCACATGGTCTCCATCATCTGCACCAGTACCTTTGGATTTGGCTTTAGCTTTGGCCTTGGCCTTGGCTACATCAAGCTCGCGTTGCCTCTCCTTGGATATAAGTCCAAGCTCCTCACGTTTGGCCTCACGAAGACGCTCCTTTGGGGACAAGTGCCGCAGGGGAGTAGAGGC contains:
- the LOC101778452 gene encoding uncharacterized protein LOC101778452 — its product is MPAIQAWLQSVLATKDFIHLMFSSMFFTSQLHLKIVALPVLCWALDHVARFLSRNFNRSSFYWRYLEQPCLWVETNNTKLSLLSSNAEIALDFLLIISLFLWRRSIIQTFMYFQVLKLMYHAPVTSSYHQSAWTKIGSSVNPYIHRYAPFLQTPISAIQRWWFR
- the LOC101770749 gene encoding uncharacterized protein LOC101770749, with amino-acid sequence MASSARNIMFRHLKTLTISPALASGVTSQHHQLQQRAPVSGTAKGKAKLKAGQQLKRSTIGAKKGAPSTGGGGGGGGGGRGRREAMERITQISESCLNASTPLRHLSPKERLREAKREELGLISKERQRELDVAKAKAKAKAKSKGTGADDGDHVLMGPPGLDYISLGLVDEEAIPKYELTVEDGRRLAKEYSRVLMRRHRARQTAESTLLTLKKEAIAALPEKLQAAAMVPDMTPFPANRYMATLTPPIEGYIEKVRDAAKKHSVKEKLR